Proteins found in one Tamandua tetradactyla isolate mTamTet1 chromosome 3, mTamTet1.pri, whole genome shotgun sequence genomic segment:
- the LOC143676182 gene encoding sialidase-4-like, translating to MGARREPARTVLFARERSGLTYRVPALLPVPPGPTLLAFAEQRLSPDDAHAHRLVLRRGTLAGDSVRWGGTHVLASAALEGHRSMNPCPVHDVRTGTVFLFFIAVQGRTPEAVQLATGRNAARLCCVTSRDAGLTWGGARDLTEEAVGSAEQDWATFAVGPGHGVQLRSGRLLVPAYTYHVDRRECFGRLCRTTPHAFTFYSDDHGLSWHHGDLVPGLRSGECQLAEVEDGQGGCILYCNARSPLGSRVQALSADEGMSFLPSQLVPALAETAHGCQGSILGFPAPPSSQPGHTPQPPHSCPRAQEPSEVKVPRGPLCQQWTPGGLGLGEGPGEPGLRPALRGVVGPSTPGLPKLPVATSPSPTWLLYSHPTGRRARLHLGIYLSRAPLDPYSWTEPWVIYQGPSGYSDLAPIVPLPTGAPVLTFACLYENGSRVSYEEVSFSMFSLRDVVQCVSPGPELPMARGGKARGRCLPS from the exons ATGGGGGCCCGGAGGGAGCCTGCGCGCACCGTGCTCTTCGCGCGGGAACGGAGCGGCCTGACTTACCGCGTGCCCGCACTGCTGCCCGTGCCACCCGGGCCCACCCTGCTGGCCTTCGCCGAGCAGCGCCTCAGCCCCGACGACGCGCACGCCCACCGCCTGGTTCTGAGGAGGGGCACGCTGGCGGGGGACTCCGTGCGG TGGGGTGGCACACACGTGCTGGCCTCGGCCGCCCTGGAGGGGCACCGCTCCATGAACCCCTGCCCCGTGCACGACGTGCGCACCGGCACCGTCTTCCTCTTCTTCATCGCGGTGCAGGGCCGCACCCCCGAGGCCGTGCAGCTCGCTACTGGCAGGAATGCGGCGCGCCTCTGCTGCGTGACCAGCCGCGACGCAGGCCTTACCTGGGGCGGCGCTCGGGACCTCACGGAGGAGGCGGTGGGCAGTGCTGAGCAGG ACTGGGCCACATTCGCTGTGGGCCCAGGCCACGGTGTGCAGCTGCGCTCCGGCCGGCTCCTGGTGCCCGCCTACACCTACCACGTGGACCGGCGGGAGTGCTTCGGCCGCCTCTGCAGGACCACCCCCCATGCCTTCACCTTCTACAGCGATGACCATGGCCTCAGCTGGCACCACGGGGACCTGGTGCCTGGTCTGCGTTCGGGCGAGTGCCAGCTGGCCGAGGTGGAGGATGGGCAGGGCGGCTGCATCCTCTACTGCAATGCCCGCAGCCCCCTGGGTAGCCGCGTGCAGGCACTCAGTGCCGACGAGGGCATGTCCTTCCTGCCAAGCCAGCTTGTCCCTGCCCTGGCTGAGACTGCCCATGGCTGCCAGGGCAGCATCTTGGGCTTCCcggcccctccctccagccagccAGGGCACACACCACAGCCTCCCCACTCTTGTCCCAGAGCCCAGGAGCCTTCAGAAGTCAAGGTGCCCCGCGGGCCCCTGTGCCAGCAGTGGACACCAGGGGGACTGGGGTTGGGGGAAGGCCCAGGGGAACCTGGCCTGCGGCCTGCGCTCAGGGGGGTCGTGGGGCCCTCGACCCCAGGACTGCCCAAGCTTCCTGTGGCCACATCTCCGAGCCCCACGTGGCTGTTGTATTCCCATCCGACGGGGCGCAGGGCTCGGCTGCACTTGGGCATCTACCTGAGCAGGGCCCCCCTGGACCCCTACAGCTGGACGGAGCCCTGGGTGATCTACCAGGGGCCCAGCGGCTACTCTGACTTGGCACCCATTGTACCCCTGCCCACGGGAGCCCCGGTCCTCACCTTTGCCTGCCTCTATGAAAATGGGAGCAGGGTCTCCTATGAGGAGGTCTCCTTCAGCATGTTTTCCCTGCGCGATGTGGTGCAGTGTGTCTCTCCAGGGCCTGAGCTGCCAATGGCCCGTGGCGGAAAGGCTAGGGGGCGCTGCCTGCCCTCGTGA